The stretch of DNA CTGATGATCCGATTCTCTTGTCTTCCTTTTCAATATCCTTACCTGCAACCTGTCACAACGTAATATGCGATCTCCGATGTTCCCTTCATTTCCGTATTTTATATTTCGTTCGACTATCTACCTTTTCACGCCACAGACAAGCTACCGTCTCCGTCGTCccatctgcttcttcccTCGTCATCAAAGCCCTCAAAGAACCCCCTAGAGAccgaaagaaggagaagaacatCAAGCACTCTGGTAACGTCCCTCTTGACCAAATCtacgatgtgagtgtaaAGTACTTTGAGCGATAGCGAGAAGgttttttctttctttcccacATTTTCCCtccatcaagatgaatcTCGACCATCAATGACTGGACTATCCATGATTGGTCATGTCTTCTGCCCTCTCAATCATTCAATATTCACTTCTATCGGATTTACCCGTCATCCAATTCGGTTTTACCATGTTGCCGAACTTCTCGCTGATCGTTTCTTATTTTACTTAATTTTACTTAATCCTATATAGATCGCCCGAAAAATGGCCCACAAGTCATTCGCCAAATCCCTCACCGGCGGTGTATTAGAGATCCTCGGTACCGCTCAATCAGTAGGATGTACCGTTGACGGTAAACCACCTcacgatatcatcgatgcCATCCACGATGGTGAGATCGTCGTTCCCGATGAGTAAACTAATCTTTATCTCATGGGTAGATGGGTGAATGTAGAAAAAAATCCTAtgtatttatatatatatgtggaAATGGGATTTTTTCATGCATTTTGGGAGATCATATAACGCACATACAAACAAGCTTATCGTACATTGGTTTGTCTTCAACTTGAAAACATCTTGATCTTACTATGCAAGGAGTACCGTATTCAACTGATTATCTCTGCCTGCAAGGACAATGCTTGGACTTTGTTATTCTGAATCCTGCGTGAAACTTACCAGATTGAATTGGATACAGCATTATGTTGTACAGGTGAGCTTTCAACGACTGGATGACCAATGAACCTATGAAATTATTAGCTAGACAGGGGTTGAACGGTGCACCATACCTTTTCTGTGTTGAGACTCACTCCATCGTAATATATCCTTGAATAGACGATTACACCTACATGATTTCACTTATCACTTAGACGTGCTTCAACTTCAGCATGTAGGTACCGCGAATCGTAGATAGGCGTACTGAGTGGCGGATACTGAAAGATAACTAAAGACTCTTTTGATCATCGAAGAAACACACACAATTCCACATGCGATACATGAAGATCCACATTTTGTCCGTGCATTTCGAAAGGGTCGACTGCTCTATTCATGCATATTGTAATGTAATGCGACTTTGGGTACAAATATCCTTGTTACTGATTCGATTGAATGATTCAATACTGGATCTCTAAATTGATAACAACCTGTTGTACCGTGATTTCGTTGAGTGTATTTTCAGGAGTAGAGATAGTCCAACTAAAATCATAGTTGATTGAAGAGAACACCAGGACTCAAGTTTGACGTACTCATAACCTTCAAAGTGCTGAAAATAGAGCAGAACCACGAAGATAAAGCAACAGGACAACGATGTTATTAGGGTTCAaatttctttttctcctcAAAAAAAATCAAACAATCAGTGAATAGACCAATCGACTATACAGTATTAAGCTTTGGGAGTGTGTCTGCACGTTCATATTACACTCATGAGACCATGATCACATGTTACCTGAGCAGAGAATGCCCCATTGCATTCATGCGACTGGGGTCTTCAATTTCTGCTTTTATCCTTCAGTCTGATTGGCGAATTAATGGTCACTCCACTCCCCCCCTTGGTGTATTCGTCAAAACGAGTATCGGAAGTGACGATGTCAAGATCGTAGAACTACATCAcggagaagggaatgaaatgATACAGTCGGTTGCCTGCCTTCGTTAATTCAAGTTATTGCGCACATGTTTATAACTGTAACTTACGTTTAATTTACAATGCCATTTGGATCGTGCAAATACTACAGTACATCGCGGGGTTATTCACTTCAGCTGATCCTGACTAGATCTACACAAGGTCTAACTCTCGGGTCATCCCCATCCGTCAATCCCCTTGGACTGTATACGAGATCAGAATCACAAGGAGGCTCTACCCGAAGAGTTCTATCCCTTATGGATCAACAGGCTAAGATGGTAGTGTGAATTGATGATCGAGCTTGACCTCAAATCCCTTCTATGGTATTGCAATTGCTCGTCGACTGAGATCAGCTACGGCAACGAAGACTCCCTCCGCTTATCATTCAAGCATAAAATATGCTCGAGAACAAATAAGCTCAAATATAAATCCCCATGGCCGTCGAATTGAAgtgagagggaaaagaaaagtgCCACATCCGACCGAGCTGTTCCGACTGGAAAAGTATATAAAGGGATTCCCCCTAATCCCCTTCTTGACTCATTCCCCCCAGTGAAAACAACAACACCATACAAAACGACACTTCCATTCACTGACTCATCACTTTACATTTATCATATCTATAATTACGACACAATACAAGAAGACTTCAGTCAACTATACATCTCATAACGTATAGACAGATCAGATAAACTCACCCATCACTATCTCAAGATCATTAAAGAGTCGCCAATTCAACCTAGAACATTAACGCGTATCAACCCAACCAACCCAActtacctctttctctctcgcCACCCACCAATCCCACATTTCCACAATGTCAAGCCTAGCTCTTCCCAccgcatcttcctcatcttcatcggccATCAACAAAGCATCTGAACCACTAAGGGACGACGAGAGGttagatggtgaaggtgaagtgtTGAACAGAGTACCGAACAAAGCTATCTCGAGTGTACCGGAGATAACCTCTGTGCAGGGGTTGGTACCGACTTTACAGTGGGTATTATATCCTTTCTAGATAGCAGATTGGTGTATAGTACGATGTATATCGTCTATTGGATTAGGAATATGACGgtaggatggaagggataaCATTGGGGGTCaggttgatcatcttgactcAACTACTCCTCAATCCCTTTCAGACAGTTGTTTGGTTCTGCGTTTGTCCATTGATTCGCATATCATGACAGATGCTGAACTACTTGTTTTCGTTCTTGATCACAGGAATATAGTCGCAACTGTAAATTTGGAATGTCGTTTGGATCTAAAGACTATAGCTTTACATGCTAGAAATGCGGAATACAatccaaaggtgagttggaagagatatCCCAATTATCAAACTTAACCAAACCAAACTCTTCcttttgttctt from Kwoniella europaea PYCC6329 chromosome 2, complete sequence encodes:
- a CDS encoding 60S ribosomal protein L12, which encodes MPPKFDPSEVKIIYLRATGGEVGASSALAPKIGPLGLSPKKVGEDIAKATSDWKGLRVTCQLTIQNRQATVSVVPSASSLVIKALKEPPRDRKKEKNIKHSGNVPLDQIYDIARKMAHKSFAKSLTGGVLEILGTAQSVGCTVDGKPPHDIIDAIHDGEIVVPDE